One Primulina eburnea isolate SZY01 chromosome 4, ASM2296580v1, whole genome shotgun sequence genomic window, TGCATGTCCAACAGAAACTGGTAAAAAATCAACTAGCCAACTCAACCTAAGTAAACAACAAGACAGGTGGTACTGGATCCATACACGAAGTCTTTGTGAACCTTTCAGAGTAGCTGTCACGATATCAAAATCTGTGTTAATACATCGCAGGAAATGATCTGAAGGATTTCTCCTACTTGGACAGGGGAACCCTGATTCAGCAAAAAACTGAAAAGTAAAATAACATAACGAATATTATGATCAGATTAATTGAAAATAGTAAATGAATCATGGTATCTCAATACATTCATTCTATGATAATACCTTTACAGCCATTCTTGCTTCTCCAAAGAACACTATTTCTCCCCCTGACAACAAACATAGATCGTCAAACAAAGCGAACACTTCACTACTCGGTTGATGAACAGATGAGATCACCGTTCTCCCATCACGAGCAAGATTTTTAATGGCTTGGATTACAAAAAAAGCTGCTGCACTATCAAGTCCACTGGTAGGTTCATCAAGAAAGAGTAGACGGGGTCGAGTTAGAATTTCAAGGGCGATGCTCAATCTTTTCTTTTCTCCACCACTTATCCCTCGTAACTGCCAATTCCCAACCTGCCGATCCGCGCAATCTTGAAGCCCCATTTCCGTAATTGTTGCTTCAACTATCCCTTCAATGTCTTCATTAGTCATCGCGGCCGGGAGCCTTAGATGAGCTGAATATGTTAAAGTTTCTCTTGGTGTAAGAGTCCCTAACAAAACATCCTCTTGCGTGACATAAGCCTGGAAATAGTGTAAATTCATTGATCACTGATCATTGTAATGCAGAGATATCAGGAACAAAAGTTGCTAAAACTCATAATTTTATCCCATAGGGTATGAGGATACTTACAACACCACCATAATCCAGTCTTTGCTTCTTTCCGTTGAGAAGAATATTTCCTGTCATGACGATATTTCTTGACAATCTGCCTGTCATAAGCTCTGATCATATTAGTGAATGAAGAAATTATAtcgaaacaaaaacaaaattctTCCCTACAAATGAATATGGGCTCGTTTCGCTATCGACGATGTTATTCTTGTATAGGCACACATTGGCAATTTTATCATTCTTGATGATGTTCTACAACATTTGATAAAGTTACAAAAAATGAAAAGTAATTTCCTCGCTATCAACATTACACAAACTATTGCGGAAGAGAAGAAAATGTATATTTCCTATCTGAAGAATATGTGTTTGAGTTCTTGTTACATAGTGTTTTTCATCTCGACCATAAACTAACTGTAAGCCCACTCTCCTAACTACTTTATATTGTAATATATTGTATTATGTAatacaccccccccccccccccccccttcaaGATGTACTGTATATATTCTTGACAGACATCTTGGAGAGTAAAGTGGAAAGAGTGGTAGACGGTAGAGGTTTGGTGAACATGTCCGCAAGTTGAAGATTTGATCTAATAGGGAGTAATTTGATCGCACCATCTGCTATTCTGTTCCGGACGAAATGACAGTCGATCTCGATATGCTTAGTGCGCTCATGGAAGATCGGATTGTGAGCAATGTGGATGGCCGACtgattgtcacaaaatatagtGGCTGGTGTAGGTGTGGCAACGTGGAAGTCACGGAGTAATTGATTGAGCCAAAGCACTTCACTTGTGGTGCTTGCTAAAGCACGATATTCGGCCTCTGTCGAGGACCTTGAAATAGTACTTTGCTTTTTAGCTTTCCATGAGATCAATGCATCACCGAGGAAGACACAATATCCAGTGGTGGATCATCATGTGTCCACATAGGAAGCCCAGTCAGCATCGGAAAAGGCCCTGAGCTGAAGTGAAGAAGATGCTGGAAAATAAATGCCTTGACCAGGAGCAGCCTTGAGATAACGCATCAAGTGATGGACAGCTTGCATATGCGGTGTGCGAGGCTTCGAAACAAATTTACTGAGTTTGTGGACGGCAAAAACAATGTCAGGTCGAGATAAGGTGAGATACAAAAGCTTTCCAATCAAACGACGATACTATGATATGTCTTCAAGGGGGTCACCATCATTGGAGTTCAGATGTAAACGAGGTTCCATCGATGTAATAACTGGTTCTGAATATGGTGTAATAATGCCGATGTGACAAAAAAATTCCTTGCTTGGAACATGCGATTTCCAGACCAAGGAAAAATTTTAGTGATCCTAAATCCTTAAGCTTGAATTGACTCTGAATAAAGGTCTTTAAGGATTGGATTATGTGAGCGGATGGCCCAGCGATGATAATATCATCGACATAGACAAGTAAGGCAACAAAGGAGGAACCTAGCCCTTTTGTGAATAAGGTATTGTCAGACTGAGATTGAGAGAATCCAAATTGAAGTAATGCTTGAGGAAATTTTGAGTACCATTGGCGAGAGGCTTGACGAAGTCCATAAATTGACTTATGAAGTTTACAAACAAGTTTAGGCAACTTAGGATGTTGAGAAACGCGTTTAGTATATCCAAGAGGCATATACATGTAAACTTCTTCCAAAATATCACCGTTGAGGAATGCGTTATTGACATCCAGTTGCGTAAAAAACCAATGCCTGCTGGCAGCAAGTGCGAGGAGAACTTTGATGGTGGTTAACTTGACAACTGGTGAGAATATCTCAAAGAAATCAATACCCTCTTGTTGAGTGTATCATTTAGCCACAAGACGTGCTTTGTGTCAATCGACAGAACCATTTGATGTATACTTGATCTTGTAGACCCAACGACAGCCTATGGAATGCTTCCCGGGGGGGTAAAGGGATCAATCTCCAAGTGTTGTTAGCCTCCATGGCATCAAGTTCAATTTTCATTGCATCCCGCCATTATGGAAAGTGGACAACTTGATGATAAAATTGGGGCTCGAATTGGGAAGAGACATTAAGCACCAGATTTCGATAGGGCTAAGATAGAGCATCATAAGAGACGTAAGCACTTAGTGGATAGGGACACTTGGAGATCAGTGGTGCTGAAGAATGCAGCAAGTTGCAATGATAATCACGGAGATATGATGGAGGATTTGTGACTCTGGATGAAGTTCGAGTCGTGGTAGTGGATTGGTCATTGCTGCTGGCCCTTTGTATTGGTTCAAAATCAATATCCTCTGTGCATGGAATCTCAGGACATGGTGAATCTAAATCCTTTGGCATTACCACAGTTGGGAAAGGATCAATGTTTGGGTGTGATTTGCCCAAATGGCATGGAAATGTAGACTCGTGAAAGATAACATCCCTGGAAATAAATACTTCTTGAGTGTCTATGCTAAGTAATTTGTATCCTTTTATGCCTGAGGGATATCCCAGAAAGATACATGGGCATGCTCGAGGAAATATCTTATCACGGTGAGCAGCCAACGTAGAAGCAAATGCAAGACACCTGAAGTTACGTAGAGTAGAGTAATCAAAGGGTATGTGATATAGAAGCTCATATGGAGCTTTATTTTTGGTTCTCGGTGATGGTACCCTATTGATCAAGAAGGTTGCAGTCAGAACACATTCACCCCAGAACTTCTTGGGTACCCGAGATTGGAAAAGAAGTGACCGAGCCACGTTGAGAAGGTGTTGATGTTTCCTTTCAACCACCGAGTTTTTTGAGGGGTTTGTACACATGAGTACTGACGTAAAATGCCTTTGGCTTGGCACAGCTCAGTGAATGTAAGTTCTTTGGTATTATCAGTGCGAAAGACTTTGATCCGTTTCTGAAATTGATTTTCAACCATGCTATAGAACCGGGTAACCACATGGACAGCATCTGACTTGTGACAGctttgataccatgttaagattggaacttggacctaactcaaccccaaaagctagctcaatgggggaggattgtccaagccaatatatgcaaCTCCCAGGTTATTTATcctaccgatgtgggacaattaacacacccctctcacgcttaggaatgaacatctggagcgtggaatTTAcgaatgacccaattatgggcagaacgggtggcctaattatagacAGTCCaacaacacataacggtggaacccgagctctgataccatattgcGGAAGAGAAGAAAATGTATATTTCCTAACTGAAGAATATGCGTTTGAGTTCTTGTTACATAGTGTTTTTCATCTCAACCGTAAACTAACTGTAAACCTACTCTCCTAACTACTTTATATTGTAATATATTGTATTATCTAACACAACCCACTGTTTTTCAAAGTTCCAAATACCGCAAGCCCCTTTTTGTAGATCCATTGacaacaaaattaaatattaatccgAAATGGAGAACGTTAAAGTAAAACAAACAATAATGAGCAATTCTGTGTAGATTGTATTAAAATTAGAACTcagacctaactcaaccccaaaaactaGCTAGCTCAAGGAAGAGGATTATCCAAGACCATATATTTaattcttatgtattttatccaaccgatgtggctCATCAAGCCCAAGAATAAAAGCGTGAATTTTATAAATGATCTACGGTGGAACCTACGCTCTGATACTATGTTAAAATTGAGACTtagctctaactcaattccaaAACTAGCTCAAGTAAAGATGATTATCCAAGTCTATATATACGACTCTCAAAAAATTTATCAAAGCGATGTGAGACTACTAACATATTGTCCCATTGAAGTCAGTAGATTTAGCGCTGAATTGTGGCCTACTTGAATTTGAGATGGCGAACATTATTGCACAATAACTCATTCATATCGTTGAGCCTGCTGTCCCCTCCAAACGAGTAAAAACCAACGTGTCATTTGCTTGTTATAAGGAGAGTCGTACTAGTAGCCTTTTTATCTTAAGCAAACATTAGGGCTGGGCAAATACCATGATCAACCCACACAAATTACTTAACCAAAAATTTTATAAGACATAAAATTTCTGGTTTCTTGAAAAAACAAAGACCAAATACAATACATCGAAGTTTGGTGTAGTTCTTTAGTTGGATATTGctgaacatatatatatatatatatatatatatatatatatatatatatatatatatatatatagacacacattCTAATTCCTTTATTACGAATTCATTGAAAACAAATACCGGCTAAAGCATCAAGAAGGGTAGATTTGCCAGAACCCGAAGGACCCATAATGGCCATGATCCGACCAGGTTCTGCGAACCCGTTTAGCCCATGAAGCAGCTTCCTCGTCGGCCCCTGCCCAAAGTTGGGTAGCACCACCGTGAGCTCCTGCCACACCAAATAAGCTTCGCCGCCACTGCGCAGAAATCCCATCTCGACATCGCCGCCGGAAGCACCACCCAACACAGCATCCGCACCACCACCCGCCGCTTCTATCTCCATCATCAAGCCCAATCTACTCCAGTGCGTGAAAAAACAACTGTATTCACcaaaaaagtaaaacttttgTCCCCTCACTTCATTTTCTTGGCTGAAATACAAAACCCACCTCCGTATTTATATAAGAGATGAATGGTTGTTCGGGGTATTGACAATTTGTGCGTGAAATTTCCTGCATTCATTTGAATGCATGGCTTACTTAATTTCGATATTATAAAAGAGAGAAATTATATGACGAAATTGAGGGAAGGGGTCAAGAAATTCAATGCATGGGGTCCCAATTATATGGTTCGCAGTTGGATTGAACCATAATCAAGATTGAAACCCCaaaaaaattgaaatctttgtaCAAACCTACAAAGACAGCAGCATGTCTACGTCCATTTTCTGTTTTCACGTCCACGCTTTCGTTTCTCACTCAATATCATAGTAACTTCTTTATTGTACTCATTTTAGTATAATTGTTTTGTTGGGGgctaaatcaataaatatatatatatatatatatatatatatatatatatatgtgtgtgtgtgtgtgtgtgtgtgtgtgaataattgagaattttaatactgataaatatttctttttataGCATATTATTTTTTCGGGAACTTTTTAAATATGACGAAAACTTTGTTATTAGACAATCAATCGAGTGTTTTTTAGAAGCTGATTATttctgatttttgggttttcagttttatttatatataaaaataaaaataaatacaattttttacatTAATCAAAACGTCAAAACTGATTCAAcatgttttaattaaaacactCAAAAAagcttaaattatttaatatcttAAGTTACAATTTTTGTATCAAACTCACCTTAAGTAAAAAGatcataaaacaaaaatatttatcTGTTAAGTAAATattctcaaaaataatttttagtaaTACATTATGAAAATGACAATTAACAAAATGACACATAAATGGTGTGATTTGGATTGAAAACCGAACGggaactttaattttttttttataaagacATCAATTTTAAAGCAATTTGAGCTGTCGCATTCAATGGTGCAACTCCCTAAGATTACTGACACTATTAGGAGTTGATAACT contains:
- the LOC140831022 gene encoding ABC transporter G family member 15-like isoform X2; this translates as MMEIEAAGGGADAVLGGASGGDVEMGFLRSGGEAYLVWQELTVVLPNFGQGPTRKLLHGLNGFAEPGRIMAIMGPSGSGKSTLLDALAGRLSRNIVMTGNILLNGKKQRLDYGGVAYVTQEDVLLGTLTPRETLTYSAHLRLPAAMTNEDIEGIVEATITEMGLQDCADRQVGNWQLRGISGGEKKRLSIALEILTRPRLLFLDEPTSGLDSAAAFFVIQAIKNLARDGRTVISSVHQPSSEVFALFDDLCLLSGGEIVFFGEARMAVKFFAESGFPCPSRRNPSDHFLRCINTDFDIVTATLKGSQRLRETHTTSDPLMNLETADIKSMLVEKYRFSEYSRKARSRTQEISAIEGLEIKTVKGSQARWWKQLSTLTQRSFLNMNRDIGYYWARIVIYTIVALCVGTLFYDVGTSYTAILARGACGGFVIGFMTFMSIGGFPSFIEEMKVFYKERLNGYYGVAVFILSNFLSSFPFLVAVSAITGTITNYMVKFKPGFPSYAYLCMNIFGCIAMVESVMMIVASLVPNFLMGIIAGAGVLGIMMMTAGFFRLLPDLPKVIWRYPISFIGFGAWSLQKCRGE